Sequence from the Panicum virgatum strain AP13 chromosome 5N, P.virgatum_v5, whole genome shotgun sequence genome:
tggtttgacaaaatataaagtgctggaagtcagataacataaaccatacaaaaataaccacctagtaattcccataaattccctaggactttacgttctaaacacaactcttaacgaatccaacgtagttttccgaaattctttatggttccaattttatatggaaagtGATTTTTAAAGTTCCAACACCTCCGGTAtatgcttgtagctctgataccagctgtggcagaaccgcctaaattatcctggctcaagtgcgtaaaccatcaccataaaggcaacattagcttaaacgcacttcaaacggaacaatttttggtctgtcgggtaacgtcccgatacaaccaccgattcttggatcgaacaagcataccccgcacgaaggcgagtccagaggtattacaaccaaaatttttacaacacaggcatagtaatgattacaaaccagttgaaaaccttattacaaagccaacttaagtaaagcagttatacaagccatgattataagttcagagtctaaacagcggaagataaaacacgacggctacaacacgtcgcaagaaggataccaggctagcccaggcatggtatcactcgtcatagtcattgccggccgaagacgtatcccattctacggaccagccaggaggcaacgagcaaggataggttaagctagcgatctgatcctcaaaactcatacctgaaaaagggtttcaacagcaaggctgagtattctaatactcagcaagacttaaccgacaacgggtataagtagcccaccttagctagactatgcaaggctttgtaagtctctggttttcctttgctgaaaagcaataaagagtaggtccttactttcaagttttagctgtaagattctagttgattaaccattctatgtaagcatctactaatcattcatggtgaaacttctaagcaaacatcaagattaataagaatattgttgctcttattactctgtgtggcaaagagatcaagcagtctcatttcatcgtgagaggcggacgattctgaatcgaaattcaaccttgcaagggtaacctagcacacacgtctggaataccgtcgggtcattcccaaacaaccgttaacctttctttccggcttgtggatagtgccactctccccgactacagggctccaaggccgaaccttgtccctagaagtcgtagtgttgcgcaacataaaataaaacctatccctactgagagagtgggaggtatatccactccccggtccaatcggctactaggcttgccgcgtaccatatttacggcatgtgactagtactttcaaaaacttaaccagcactaccacacaccgcgaccttagcaagttcatcaacacagacggggtctcacataggacatgatatcgacacaaccccgtccgccgtccttatattgataacagaaagtaaacaagcaattcctataaagctcgcgagtgacaggcaatcactcaacttttaccgttcctataagcttagcagatagtcgaacttaggtctagtgttcagtacataggttcctaggatcatgcatctagggtttcaattcaaatcctaagaactgtaaatgcacaagtaagtaataacagtaaatgataataatttgaaatataggttatgtccggggcttgccttctcggtagttgctaactattttagcgctaggctcttccgaactttggttcggggcttcagttagttccgcagtgttcacttgagcttcgagatcacctccgtcagactccggaatcaactcgtacgtcccgtctgacaaagtagtcgtatctatatgtaatgcaagaacaacattataaacaaacatgggcaatcgcttatagagtagttaaataacaaatttaactacacaaggcatcatgatcaacagcacaaaagaagttgactaacttaatatacaagtgggggtgatttcctatacaattaagtcatggtttacaaataaatcaacaactcagagtacaaatagaaataaattacaccaaaattacactaaacagaacaggaACATACTAAGCTATCCTGCAAAAATCATATGAAGACATGTAACcctttaatcacaataaatcatttatgcaggcaacacctagtacaagcctgaattatacagatcaaaatagatcaaaacagaagctcaaaatttaacaggagatctacacagggatgatctagctactgtgaatttttcatgattttatatacaaggaattaattcagataaattaaacaaaacagacaccaGTTtaacaagattcaattttaactcctattctagccatgaactgaagcttaaacttcctggacaagctaatctactcaaaaagaacatgccaaaataaaatcatgatttattacaaacagaaactatttaccataattaaagtgtactaaacaaagattaaaacaaataaatagctacacaagggaactgaccatgaaatttttatagcaaagctagtggtacatgagtaaactaccacaaaaatttcagagcaaaacaagcttttaagcatcagataagaaaaagattaaagaacaagtatttatatacctattaacacaaaaccatttatacagcaaaagctggcaactaaagcctaacatattatggttctactgcatagagctctccaaaaggattccaaaacatcaagatttgttattttacgaattttctatgaattgatctagaatttcaaagttcactgaaaaatattacaaagcagtccttagtgcactattcacatgagtctaggtctattcaaataacaccctgaagttttgtttcttccaccccgaggtccctgggccgggtcagagagagggggcggcggttgaccggcgatttcccggcgaggggctcaccggcggcgagagtggaggggtgcgtgagcttcacgggtgcaaggcgcacctctgggtggcctagggtcgcggggagaggctcggaagcggcggctcggcggagcagggcgggtcggcggcggaggcgagcgacggcgagggtgctccggtgaggattgggcgaggggaaacggtctgggagttgcgcgagggtgaggcgcggctaatggtgggggatgtaggggtggagcgggtctgggttggcggctccgcggtggggtggagctcaccggggttcaagcggggcggcggcggcgttctgcggcgtgggagcgaggagagagcaaaggagcgagtgaaatcgaatcctggggttcttgtagtgctcaggcgcgcgaaagaatagagcggcgggctctgcaggggacgctccacggcggcgtcgcggtggcggccgtcggggaggttctgggcgcggcgggggtgcgtggcgaggggtggaggctccagcgcgaggcaacaggagggggaggagctcgccggcgacgcgtgggagccagcgcacggcgaaataatggccgggaaagccgggaaggcgtcggcgggcggcgctgtcggtggccggcggcgagaagcagagcagggagggggagatggtcataagggcgattttgcaatttccaaaagttccagggacctttctgtaaacaagcaataacttttgaactaaagcttaaatgaaaaagtgcccaacatgaaagttgttcaacttttcaagatctacaactttgatgttgtgcaaaaatttatttgaccaaagattcaagagctaaaattaaaatcattgaagggattttgaaatctaggaaatttgtctttttcaacgtaaattcactacaaacatagacttacaagcaaaattagttgccatgcaataaatgcactgaaattttgcacaaacaccctccataaaagctataaacacaattaactatataaaggaccttgcataaaatcataattacacatataacctttcataattacaaaaagatcctttttaagtaaatcaagcacaagatgcatagcaaacctacaccattactgtgcaggcacctaattaaaatactgtgtaaacacccggggtgttacaagcaccacttgggatctctcagcagcagacaccgcagccccttgcgcgtcctgagcgacaggtgaggtctccggatgttctcacctactccgagggacatgtccgtgcccagcagagggctaagagggtccgacgccctaggggtggttagatgtatatgatgtttatttgtaatgagatagctgtggaccgcttatttgtatccgatatttatgattgtggtaggttacttgtcatttgtttctatagatattattgatgtgaacttattatgtttgtgggttccataatgctcgtgaaataagagaagttcttgcgattttttcccgtgatttaatgaaggacaagttacgtgcggtaggagttagcggccgagatcttgctgacgatgatgacgaatacacgctcgaatagctcaaaataggtcactggaaaaataaaagtccctggaaaaaaaagggggggcctgtcgcccccccaactggcgacaggggcctgtcgcccgaggggtgggcgacaggcccctgtcgcccgttgggggggcgactcgggcgacaggcccctgtcgcccgttgggggggcgacaggtctccccccgttttttttttctccagggacttcgttgcaaattggaagaaaaaaaattacactttgggcctgtcgccctatgggagggcgaccggggtatatttttgaaatatttgaaaacagacatatatttttgaaattttaatttttaaaaaatataaaaatgaaaaaatgtcGAAAATGACCACGAGGTCGCACTGTTTGCCTTGTGCGGCCACTGTCTGTCTGTTGCTGATTTGACGTGTGATTCGCTCATCGGCTTCCTCAGATCTTCTATTTTTTAGTATTAGCATTACCATTGCTGGGGTACTACACTACACACCCTATACCGTAGTCCTATATAGCACGCGCATGAACAAGCGCACTCTCCCTTGGGCTACCCTAGTTTAGGGCGACTGTCCTCTGCTATTTGAATCAGGGTACTTTCCCTTGCTTTGCAACTGTTATCGAATAATAATGGAGTAAGTAATAATCTCATGTAAAATCCCTAAAGCTCGGCGACGAAGATGCGCCCCAGTGCCCCGTCCAGAGATGTGCATGCGCAACAACTGACGCGTCGACGGGGACGGATCCAGGCATCCAGCACCCGGATCCtcatgcacgcacgcacgcgcgaTGGCGCCCACGCCCAGCCCAGCCTTCATTTCCGTGTTCCCCTTTCGGTGCTCTCTCTGTTCTGGACGCCCCCAGAAGCCCGGTAGCTAGGCGGCATAGCTCGTCACGAGCAGagaatcttttttttcctttttgaaaaTCTAGCAGAGCATCGTCATGTAAACCCGGTGTGCAATCCCAATAGATGCCCGCTGCGACGGCATCGGGCCGTGCCACGACCTCCGGCCATGGCTCGCTGGCCGCTGCTCGCTGCGCCCAAAATGAATAGGACGGGGACGGGACAGGATAGGAGTGCGTCCGCGTCCAGCTAGTGGCGTCGTGCGCGAAATGCCAGTGGCGTTGTTGATCCTGCGTAGTAGTAGGCTGGGGGTTACCTCTTGGCCATTTTAGAGGCGTCTATTCTTTGCTTTTCCCTCTGCTAACCTGCCCTGAAATTCCTGAGGCGCGCACGTAGGCTGTGGGTATTTTAATAGCGAACATATTtagtgcaaaccacaacttcgtgaaaacctatgcaaaccacggcaaaaaaaatcgtctaaattcacaaaaaatcacacatctAGATGATacgatgatacacaaccttgtaaaatatcttgtccaaactcgacttcgtctgtgagatataaaaagaacaaatttcaagccagaaagttgtccagatgatttgttagaaatttgttatttttatatctcacaaacgaagtcgagtttgaacaaaatattttacaaggttgtgtatcatcatatcatctacatgtgcgatttttttgttgaatttagacgacttttttgccgtggtttgcacgagttttcacgaagttatggtttgcactagatatgttctCATTTTAATAATCCTAAAAAAGGGTTTTAAATATGAGTAGAGGAGAATTTGGAAGGCGCGCTACATGATTAATGAGGCTAGTTTCAGTGAGAGTGTCATCAACACAGTTACCAAAACTGAAAACTTGAGAACTGTGCCagtggagtgtcatggtgatgacactcctctcatatttcatgacactcttctcccctctctcctcatactattgatatatgttagcaaatttaatacTTATGACATTCTCATGACCCTCCCAATAAAATTGACCTAATTTGTACGCATCCGGTTAGTACGGCCAATGATCCCGCACATTGCGAGCGGGGGCGAGCGATGCCGTATTGACCAATCCAACCGTGGATTTGGAACCAACAATACCAACGAAAACCTGCCGTATTCCCTCGTCATGCACCGCTCGGAAGCGTCCGTATGCATGTGAAATCGGTAGGCCAGCAAGAATCTACCCTCAAAACGCCCCTATTACTCTACCAGCGACAGCATCTCTGATCTCCCACTCCCTCCTCGTTCAATTCTAAGGCAGTGTTTAGTTTGTGAAAATTTTTAGATTTGAGTAATGTATtattttcgttgttatttgataattaatatttaattataaattaattagacttaaaagattcatctcgtcatttaAAGTTgaactatgtaattaattatttttttcaactgcatttaatgctccatgcatgtgttcgaagatttgatgtgatgggtactgtagaaaattttttgggaactaaacagagcctacatccctttcttttattttttttcttaataaaaAAGAGAGAACTTTTTACAGCAACAGCaggagagtgtgtgtgtatatatacacacacacaataatgctacagtaatcatcctctaatcgtgtggtcaaaggtctcattaaatTAGTCTCGCGAATTTACCAAGGTCCTGCaggtagttttgtaattagattttatttaatactctaaattaatgatcgaagatgaaaaaaaattcgcgaaatttttttcagactaaaccaaacacggccctgcTTAATTTACCGGGGCGTTCTCTGCCGCCGCAACCTTTTTACTACCACTAACCCTTTTCTAGATGATGAGGTGACTGCTTAGCTTAGCATGTACCAGCACTGCAAATCCGGCTGCGCTATTTAATAAGGTCGCAGTGGCGTCTGCTCGGCCAATGCGCTCGTGACCACCTCTGCTTTACGCGGCCTTGTCCTTTCCGCCCGCCACCTTATAATCGCTCGACGCCCTTGGCCTCGCCTCCGCACTGCACGTAGCCGGCCGGCATCACACCGCACACACAGTACTCCTCTTCCTCTCACCAGCACGCCACCTTTGGCTTGCTTCGCCTGCACAGCTAGCTAGGGCctaggggagggaggggggagctGGTGGTGGCAGATGGCGAGCAGCGCGGGGGACCGCTTCCTCAGGCAGCTGAGCGCcagcaacggcggcggctacgACGGCGGCTGCGGGCTGCAGCAGgagtacggcggcggcgggaggaggggcTCGCGGCGGTGGTCCAAGAAgcgggccgccgcggcgaggggcTACGGCGTCAAGCAGGGGGAGGCCTCCGCGGCGAGGAAGcgggtgatggtggtggtggacgaGAGCTCCGGCGCCAAGCACGCCATGATGTGGGCGCTCACCCACGTCGCCAGCAAGGGGGACTTCCTCACGCTGCTCCACGTCCTGCCGCACTCCGGCAGCGGCAGGGGCGAGGaggcctcctccctcgccaaCTCGCTCGGCACGCTCTGCAAGGCCAGCAGGCCCGAGGTACACACATACTATCACTAATCACATGCATTTGCTT
This genomic interval carries:
- the LOC120673156 gene encoding uncharacterized protein LOC120673156, with product MASSAGDRFLRQLSASNGGGYDGGCGLQQEYGGGGRRGSRRWSKKRAAAARGYGVKQGEASAARKRVMVVVDESSGAKHAMMWALTHVASKGDFLTLLHVLPHSGSGRGEEASSLANSLGTLCKASRPEVEVEALVIQGPKLATVLSQVKKLGASVLVLSQSKPSPYCWLGCLLRNSSAEFVEQCINQAECLTLAVRKQSKGVGGYLISTRWQKNFWLLA